TTTCCGATGTGTTTTAATCATCATTTCACTTTGGTTGGTGGGAGTTTCACTTTTGTCCATTTTGCCTGCTTCTGTTGTACCTCTACCAGTTTGTTACTCTACTCTGAAGTACATGTTTTGTGACTATCCATCTATTTTAAGGCTAACCTGTGTAGATCCAGAgccatattttaataatatatctATTATAACAACTTGCATAATGCTTGGTACATTTGGTTTTATCTGTTTGTCGTACTTAaaaattgttattgttgttctgAAAATGTCTATAAAAAGTGACAAGAAAAAGGCAATACATACATGCCTTAGTCATGTTATAGTCATAGTCTGCTTCTATGTACCCACTTTCACACGAGCAGTCCTGACGAGGATTGGTGTAGTTTTAACAATGGAGGAAAGAAATGGGTTGATGGTGGGATCAATTATTGGCCCAGCTTTAGTTAATCCTTTTGTTTATTGCTTTAGAACTGAGGAGATtagaaagaaattttttttttttttttcaaaaattgaACCAGCTGAACAAagcaaataagaaaaatgttttatatatgcATCCCAGAAAgagtttttgctttttcttctgTATTAAATGTCAACCATATGTGAATTTAATGATAAtagaatatttttattctgattctattttttaataaacaaatcataCAAAATTATAATATCAAGTaactaacaaaaaaatgtgCAGATCTACTCAGAGGTAGAAAAATATAGGTAGTGACATTTAATTTAGGAAATTTGAACTGTAATAATTCATGGTTAAAGTCAGCTTATAATGTATCTTATAGTGCATGAGTGCACATGCATGCCTTTTGGAAgacaaaaatgaatagaaatgtgattaaaaactGTCATGCTGTAGTACACAGTAATCCAGTTGGAAGTGCTTGCTGATGTGACCCTCCAAAATGCACTGGTTGTATTTCTCATACAACATTAAGTAAACTTTGATAGCTCATTGTCTGAACCAGAAGAGCAGATCTTACCAAATCGTTAGTTATTCAGAATTTAGTttacaaatgtttaaaatgatggTTCATACCAGTGCTAATTTTCTTATACACTGTTAGGAATGAAATTAATTGTGCCAAAATAAATCATTAGGTacttaaaatgtaaacattaaatGATAATTCATGTGGTTacttatgtgtgtatataccagTACTGaatcataataattataaacaaatcTATTACAAGCTTTTTATACAAATGTACTTGTCAATgacagtttatagctgctgaTGTATGCAATCAACATTACATTGTTCTGTGCTCTTATAATAGTGAGAATAGAATAGTGGGTTACAGAAATATAGGGGTGAACTaaagtgaattatttttctaaGGTGTCAAATGCATACTAGTAATTCAGAGGCCAAAAGAAGAAGGGTTTGCTTCCAGGAAATTTTTGAGGGAAAATTGGTCCATGAAgtcttttttgtgtttatttagtctCTTGTAAGTAGCTCTGTGATATCAAGGAAGTTGGCATGCTGACTAGAGCTATTACAGGTTTAGTTTGCAATTCATATTGCTTTAACAAACTTCTGCAGCTTGCCTGGAATCTACATCAAGAAACTAGCTATCAAATGGCTAGATATCTGGGGAGTCTGGGGAGCCTGTTCCCACCGCAGTTGAAGCCCACTACAGCAGCCATCATTCCAGGCCAGGTGTGTGACTGGGAGGGCTTTCGTCTGGCTGAATACCTGATGGACGTTCATCTTTTTAAAAGCACATTAGGTTTACCCACATTTTGTAGCTTTGTACTGAGTCATCTCATTATCTCAACCAAAAATGTcttgagtgtatatatatatatacacatactgtacacaaaaTTTAAAAGATTTGTCAGTTCTGCTCTTTTTTGCTTGGATTGTGTTTTCTATGTGAAGTTggattctgtttttctgttttattctgtttattaacagaaaactttttttaaatgcccTTTTCCACcctcttttaatttttattgaaaGGGTGGTGAACGAACTCAGTGTTTTCCACACATTGACTTTAATTTGGAAGGCCGTCCAGATCCATTTTTGCattatgtatttaattatttgtttgtttgtttgtcaacTTCCCTCTGATAGAATGACACCAATTTCCGATTAGCTAAACAATCTCATTTCATTCCACCCATCCTTACCTGTTTATTCTgctatgaaagagagagagagagagagagagagagagagagctattcACTCTCCGGTCGTATGTTAGAAGACATGGAAACCATAGCAAGCCTATTGTGTAAGCATGGGCCAGGTACTTACAAAgaacagataaaaaatatatatttttttaaattattttttgtgccCTTTTCCTTCCAATAAGATTGGAAACATTTCCCTGATAGACTAGATTAGATATTCAGagctattaattttttaaacaatctACCAGATCACACCTGTTTGTCACATAtttgaaagaaaagaattctgAAATTCTGCTGATACACAGTATCtgacaaaagtgagtacacccctcacatttttgtaaatattttattatatcttttcatgtgacaacactgaggaaatgacactctgctgcaatgtaaagtagtgagagtgtacagcctgtataacagtgtaaatttgctgtctcctcaaaataactcaacacacagccattagtgtctaaaccgttggcaagaaaagtgagtacacccctaagtggaaatgtccaaattgggcccaaagtgtcaatattttgtgtggccaccattattttccagcactaccttaaccctcttgggcatggagttcaccagagcttcacaggttgctctgcagcaatgctggcagcactcatatgtCTATTTCCCAATGACAACCTCTGGATATGAtgctgagcatgtgcactcatcctctttggtggaccatggcgaggcctgttctgagtggaacctgtcctgtatggttttgcccaccgtgctgcagctcagtttcagggtcatggcaatcttcttatagcctaggccatctttatgtagagcaacaattttttttttcagatcctcagagagttctttgccatgaggtgccatgttgaacttccagtgaccagtatgagagagtgtgagagcgataacaccaaatttaacacgcctgctccccattcacacctaagACCTTGTAACattaacgagtcacatgacaccggggagggtaaatggctaattgggcccaccTAAGGACATTTCCACCTAAGGcttggtcacactacaagactttaactgtcggcagatcgctttgctgttgctgtttgtccttgtggtgttcacactatgCGATGCtttgtaaatgatccacaagagggggtcgcacaccacacgatctgacaacaactcttgtcaTTCAACGCtgtccccaaaccacgttttgtcatgaaaacacacgcgacaggtggatccggaaatgacgcaAGATtttcggtagaggtttgttttgaaaatagacatcggcaggagtctcgctctaaataaatgttaatttattgaaataaatattgtgtccacactatttttgaagccatgttgctgctgctgcttttcttccggtgacctcaacctctctcattggctggaggtcgtagctacaattgacaccacatgatgtcgagtcggccgaccATCCCAAATTTTTACcctgccagatatctggattttgtctgcgaggtgtcagcgacacgtcagcgagcctctttgatgcatcgttgagtagttcacacataaagattgccgagcgctgatcacccgctgattttcccacgatcacagaccgatctgtcaGCGAGCTCATTAATTTGCAAATTGTgcttaaatcgggcttaaaatcctgtagtgtgaactaggctttaggggtgtactcacttttgttgctaacggtttagacattaatggctgtgtgtggagttattttgaggggacagcaaatttacactgttaatacaggctgtacactcactctttacattgtagcagagtgtcatttcttcagtgttgtcacatggaaagatataataaaatatttacaaaaatgtgaggtgtactcacttttgtgagatactgtatatatatacacttttggACTGGACATATTTTAAGACTATAATGCTTATATAAGGCATCTGTTAAAAAACAcagttccttttttttaatttcttcttcagattttttcctttttttctttgttttgcttGTCTTGGTTATAGCTGATGTTGTTTGATCATGGACTGACCCTTGGCTGTTTTTTAACATGGCTTTTGGATTACATCTCTgtcatttaataaaattattgaGTACCAACACTTGTGTCATCAGCTTCCTGACAATGAGTTAGAAATCTAGTTAAAATGAATGTAAGTCATGAATTCGGTAGCTATAGACAATGTTTACAGCACACAACCtgcagtgtgtagtttgtaaTCTATCAATAAATAAGAATCTAATTTTCCTGTGCATACTCATTTAGCTTTTACAGTTACCTACAGTCATATGTGTAAACAATAATGAATTGTGCCTGAATATACTGCAAAAAAATCCTCACATTTAGAGGTCCAACATCTAGTGTAAAAACCTACCAGAAAAGTAAAAACGAAGGGGTGAACTacatattaattaatgaatatacaaattaatacacataaaaataacattagACTGGATGGTATTTGGATACTTAGAGGTATGCATGGTGTAATAATTTGTTAGTATTGATATAGTGAATATTCAttcacatttgtttttattatttaatatacttGCATGTCTATTTCAGATTTACAAACATGTCTTTTGACATTCCACTTATAAATATCCAGATAAAAGTCCTGTGGATGAAATTATGACTGTGCATTATAATTGATCATTCTGATGATAAATTACAGCTAACATGACTCTGGGGGAATCATGGTGACTAATTTTAGACAAGCCCAcagcatttgaaaaaaaaacaacaacaagaagaacatatttaatcaaccaatcagtTGGTTCCAGCTGAATTATATAGAGAGAGTTATGCAGTCTGTTTTGGATTGATGTGCACTGTGGTCTTATGTATGTTTCTACTGCTTGGACACTGAGGAACTCACTTGACACACATACTTTGCTCACACTTTGAAGGACTTAACAAGAAAGCAGGGAAAACAGGAGGATGGCTGGTTTGAAATAATTCACAGTCTTCTACAGCAACAGACTCTTGTTAAATATTTCTGCATTAAAGTTTCTTATGTATTTTGTTCATTACTAAAGAGGACAGCAGGTCATGGTTCAAAATGATTCCAGAAAAAACATTCATGAATTTGTATTTACAGGATTTGACACTTTAGAAAAGCCGGTGGCTGTTGGTATTATTATACTAATTGTATACTTTCTTGTAATGCTTGCTAACTTTGCTAACATATTCTTTATTGTCACTGATAAACGTCTACACCAGCCAATGTATGTCTTCATCTGCAATTTAGCAATTGTAGACATGCTTTGCTGTACATGTTCATGTCCAACTATGATAGGAATCCTTATTGTTGGCTTTAAAACCATATCTTATGTACCATGCATTATTCAGATGTATGGTTTTGGTTTAGGATTTGTGATGGAGGTGTTTACTATTTCTGTCATGGCTTTAGACAGACTAGTTGCCATAATGAAGCCATTGCACTACCATTCAATTTTGTCAAATGAACGTTCTGTTATTCTCACTATCTTGCTGTGGATTCTGGGGTCTGTTGCAATAGGAATAGTTCCTGGTACTGTGGTTCCTTTACCATTATGCTCCACAACAATAAAGTATGTGTTTTGTGATTATGCAGCTGTTATTAGAACGACTTGTGTAGATCCAAACCCATATTTTGATTTAATGTCAGGTTTCACCTTTTTCCTGATGTTTGGAACATTCAGTTTCATTTGTATAACTTATCTTAagattgttattgttgttgtcaaAATGACCTCTAAAGGTAGCAAGAAAAAAGTGTTTCATACATGCTTAAGTCATTTATTTGTGATAATCTGCTATTATGGACCTTCATTCATTATCTTAGTTCTGACCAGAATTTGGGTAGTCTTATCACTTGAGGAACGAAATGGTCTGAGAGTTGGAACAATTCTTGGTCCTTCTTTAGTAAATCcctttatatattgttttagaACTAAAGAGATTcgaaataaaatattaagaattGTTTCAGAAGTTGAACCAACTGAATGAAACATCTTGCAGACCTTTTTTGTGTATAAGCTTAATTAGATTTAATCTATACTTAGCTTTGCAGTATCTCAGGGTGACCAAATGGGGTTCCTGGGCAATTATTATGTTCTCTAAACATGctaaaaatgtgtatatatatatatatatagtatgtacACAAAATTGAAAAGATTTGTCAATTCTGCGCTTTTCTGCTTGgattgtgttttctgtgtgaagTTGGAATCTGTTTTCTGCCaaatgttgtaaatatgtaatcAGTATTTAAACCTTAAGCATTTGTCAactcagtgtttctatattctcaTCTTCTTCACTGGTGGTATCACCCAACAAAAAGAATATATGATGCTGTTTTAAAAATTGATCGAGGTGACTTTGGAGTAAAGTAATTTTAAGCAGAGGCACTGCCCAAAATGCTATCCATTTTGGCAGCTATTTTAAATTGGTCACAGTTATAATATTGTTTACACTAAATGTTATAGTATATACTGTTGGAAAATTTTTTAGAGGTCATTACTTTTTGCATTTCATTACGCATTTGACACTTCGAATTTCTGGAATGAAACGTCATCAAATAGTTAAGATTTTCATATTGAACTGAACTTTATTCAGTTCAtctaaaagacagaaaaagtcATTGTAAAAATTATTGACATTTCTAGTCCTTACACAGATGTACTATAAACTGGGCCAATATGTTaagaaacaaaaaggaaaaaaagtaattaattaattatagatGAAAATTAAAAGTTATAATTCTATACAATATCATATCTTAAgatttcaaattcaaatattAGTAATAACTGCTCataatttgaatattttaaatttaaaaccAATAATTTAATAGATTTTGATAATAATTTTGATAATTTCATAGAATTGAATAGATTTAGATTTCTAATGCTACAATAAAAACTGAATAGTCATTAGCCATAAGACATACTGTACAAGTCATAACACATAAGGCATGTCTTATTAACAGGAATTTTTTTTGAAATACCCTTTTCCGCCCTCTTTCAATTTTTGTTGAGAGGGTAGTGAACAAACTCAATGTTTCCCACATATTGACTTTAATTTGGAAGGCCACCCAGATCAATTTTTGCATTAtgtatttaattgtttgtttgtttgttaatttccatcattcagtgagagagagagagagagagagagagagagagagctattcACTCTCCGGTAGTATGTTAGAAGATGTGGAGACCATGGTTAGCCTATTGCACTGGCCAGGTACTTCCAAAGtaagataaaaattaaattatttttaaagtattttttgtGCTCAGTTTTGTGCATAAATAGAATGTTTCACTTAATTTTACATGAAATGACAGTTTTGGTTAACAATGAAACGAAATGCAGAGGCCAAACTCCAGTCAgtgaagtgtatatatatattatacctaaacattatatatatatatatatatatatatatatatatatatatatatatacatacactatattgccaaaagtattcgctcacctgccttgactcgcatatgaacttaagtgacatcccattcctaatccatagggttcaatatgtccaccctttgcagctataacagcttcaactcttctgggaaggctgtccacaaggtttaggagtgtgttcatgggaatttttgaccattcttccagaagcacatttgtgaggtcacacactgatgttggatgagaaggcctggctccgctctaattcatcccaaaggtgttctatcgggttgaggccagtcaagttcatccacaccagactctgtcatccatgtctttatggaccttgctttgtgcactggtgcacagtcatgttggaagaggaaggggccagctccaaactgttcccacaaagttgggagcatggaattgtccaaaatgtcttggtatgctgaagcattcagagttcctttcactggaactaagaggccaagcccagctcctgaaaaacaaccccacatcattatcccccctccaccaaactttacacttggcacaatgcagtcagacaagtaccgttctcctggcaactgccaaacccagactcgtccatcagattgccagatggagaagcgcgattcgtcactccagagaatgcgtctccgctgctctagagtccagtggcggcgtgctttacaccactgcatctgacgctttgcattacacttggtgatgtatggcttggatgcagctgctcggccatggaaacccattccatgaagctctctgtgcactgttcttgagctaatctgaaggccacatgaagtttggaggtctgtagcgattgactctacagaaagttggtgacctcttcggcactatgcgcctcagcatccgctgaccccactctgtgagtttacgtggcctaccacttcatggctgagttgctgtcgttcccaaacacttccacattcttataatacagctgacagttgactgtggaatatttaggagtgaggaaatttcatgactagatttgttgcacaggtggcatcctatcacagttctatgctggaattcactgagctcctgagagcgacccattctttcacaaatgtttgtaaaaagtctgtatgcctaggtgcttgattttatacacctgtggccatggaagtgattggaacatctgattctgattatttggatgggtgagcgaatacttttggcaatatagtgtatatatatatatatatatatatatatatatatatatatatatatatatatatatatattttttttttttttatatatatatatttatatatacaggtgAACTTAACAGGTGAacttacaggtgaacttaattttgTCACGGGCGCTTCCACCTCTACCTCGCGACCACGCCCCCCATCACCGGAGCTCTAACACCCTCACCTGACACTCATTatctcacacactacatatctCCCTCTCACCACACGAGCAGCGGCTAGTATTAACATTACTAGGTGATGTTCCTGTCTGCTTTCCCCCAAGCCCTACGTCATGCTAGCTGCTGCTTCTGCCCCATCTCACCGTGTGGAAACACATCTTCAGTTCTCCATCCACTTACACAGATAAGACTCTTTAAGTTACGTTTTCAGTTTGCTTTCAGTTTTGCACTTCTTGGATAAATAAAGCACCACGTTACTCACCATCTGCTCTCCGGTCTCTGTTCCTGGATCCAGTGTGACAGAATACTAGccctaaagaaaaaaaaaggatggaagCCGGAATCTCTCCCGTCCCGGACCCGATTTCTGAGCTGGTCGCTTCCCTTCGCGAGATTCTCCGGACTCGCCCAGTCGTCTCCTGTCCCAAGGCCGTGCCGGATCGGTATTCGAGGGAAGTTGCGGACTGTCCGGGGTTCTTGATGCCACCTCTATTTCAAAGTGGTTCCCCAGCAGTTCGCCAGAGACAGCACAAAGGTAGCCTTCATGCTCTCCTTATTATCCAGGAAAGTGTGATGCTGGGCCGGGGCGCTCTGGTTATGATGATGCCATAGGACTGGAGAACTTTCTTCTGAAGGCCCAGCGCGTGTCTCAACATTTGACAGCTGTCTCCATCGAGGAAGGAGAGTCTCTGACAACTTCACCCACAAACCGCTCCCCAGAGCCAAAACTCA
The window above is part of the Hemibagrus wyckioides isolate EC202008001 linkage group LG17, SWU_Hwy_1.0, whole genome shotgun sequence genome. Proteins encoded here:
- the LOC131368272 gene encoding olfactory receptor 6N1-like, yielding MFIQNDSQIAIIEFVFAGFDTVQRPLAVGVSMLILYIVTVVSNTANICFIVTDKRWHQPMYLFICHLAIVDIVYCTSSCPTMLGILLFGFKTISYKPCMVQMFVFHLSATMEMFALAVMAFDRFYAISNPLRYPSVMTNFRCVLIIISLWLVGVSLLSILPASVVPLPVCYSTLKYMFCDYPSILRLTCVDPEPYFNNISIITTCIMLGTFGFICLSYLKIVIVVLKMSIKSDKKKAIHTCLSHVIVIVCFYVPTFTRAVLTRIGVVLTMEERNGLMVGSIIGPALVNPFVYCFRTEEIRKKFFFFFSKIEPAEQSK
- the LOC131367656 gene encoding olfactory receptor-like protein OLF3 is translated as MVQNDSRKNIHEFVFTGFDTLEKPVAVGIIILIVYFLVMLANFANIFFIVTDKRLHQPMYVFICNLAIVDMLCCTCSCPTMIGILIVGFKTISYVPCIIQMYGFGLGFVMEVFTISVMALDRLVAIMKPLHYHSILSNERSVILTILLWILGSVAIGIVPGTVVPLPLCSTTIKYVFCDYAAVIRTTCVDPNPYFDLMSGFTFFLMFGTFSFICITYLKIVIVVVKMTSKGSKKKVFHTCLSHLFVIICYYGPSFIILVLTRIWVVLSLEERNGLRVGTILGPSLVNPFIYCFRTKEIRNKILRIVSEVEPTE